A single genomic interval of Heterodontus francisci isolate sHetFra1 chromosome 45, sHetFra1.hap1, whole genome shotgun sequence harbors:
- the LOC137356311 gene encoding histone H2B 5-like, whose protein sequence is MVDEKKTAAPSKKGAKKTQKKAPTKGSKKRRKSRKESYSIYVYKVMKQVHPDTGISSKAMSIMNSFVNDIFERIAGEASRLAHYNKRSTISSREIQTAVRLLLPGELAKHAVSEGTKAVTKYTSSK, encoded by the coding sequence ATGGTTGACGAGAAGAAAAcagcagcaccttccaagaagggcgccaagaaaactcagAAGAAGGCGCCAACAAAGGGCAGCAAGAAACGGAGAAAATCCAGGAAAGAAAGTTACTCCATTtacgtgtacaaagtgatgaagcaggttcaccctgacaccggcatctcctccaaggccatgagcatcatgaattcgtttgtgaatgatattttcgagcgaatcgcgggtgaggcttcccgcctggcccattacaacaaacgcagcaccatcagctcccgggagatccagaccgccgtgcgcctgctgctgcccggggagctggccaaacacgccgtgtcggaaggtacaaaggcggtcaccaagtacaccagctccaagtaa
- the LOC137356363 gene encoding histone H2A-like, with product MSGRGKTGGKSRAKPKSRSSRAGLQFPVGRVHRHLRKGNYAERVGAGAPVYLAAVLEYLTAEILELAGNAARDNKKSRIIPRHLQLAVRNDEELNKLLGGVTIAQGGVLPNIQAVLLPK from the coding sequence atgtctggaagagggaagaccggtgggaaatctcgggccaaacccaagtctcgctcttcccgggctggattgcagttcccggtgggccgtgttcaccgccacctcagaaaggggaactatgctgagcgggtgggtgccggagccccggtctatctggctgctgtgctcgagtatctgacagctgaaatcctcgagctggccggcaacgcggcccgggacaacaagaagagccgcatcatccccaggcacctgcagctggccgtccgcaacgacgaggagctgaacaagctgctgggaggggtgaccatcgctcagggcggggtgctgcctaatatccaggccgtgctgctgcccaag